From Candidatus Hydrogenedentota bacterium:
GGACCGAGAATGCCCAACGTATCACCGCTATATCGGACTTTGGCCGTCAGTTGGCCGCTGTAGACGGAGCAACGATTGAGTACACGATTTCGCGCGATGCCGCGGCGAAATACGTTCGGTTCGAATGTTGGGGGCCGGGTGACTCCATGGCGTGGACCCAGCCGTTCTTTGTAGAGAAAGCTCAATAGTAAGGAAGATGTCGCTATGTATACACTCGTAGGCAACCTAGTCAACGAAATCGCCGTCCAGGAAGGGAGCATCGTCTCCAAGACTGTATTTCAGGACGACCATCTGAAAGCCGTTCTCATGGCATTGGATGCCGGACAGGAACTCTCCGAGCACACGGCATCGATGCCTGCGGTTATCCACGTTCTGCAGGGCAAGTCGAATGTGACGCTCGGCGGCGACGTGAACCTGGTCTCGGGAGGGGCTTGGATTCACATGCCGGCGGAAATGAAACACGCGGTTTCCGCCGTGGAGCCTACAGTCTTGCTGCTTCTGTTGCTCAAGAGCGCGAAGCCTCGCTGAGAGCCGGTCGAGGGCGCTACCAATATGTATCTTTTGGGGAGTGAAAGCGACCAATCTGTAAGATTT
This genomic window contains:
- a CDS encoding cupin domain-containing protein, which codes for MYTLVGNLVNEIAVQEGSIVSKTVFQDDHLKAVLMALDAGQELSEHTASMPAVIHVLQGKSNVTLGGDVNLVSGGAWIHMPAEMKHAVSAVEPTVLLLLLLKSAKPR